GTTCAAACTCTTTGATGAAAGTTTGGCCGCCGTTTATCAGTTTTGAGGGTAACGAACAAAGTGAAGAGTCAAAAAAAATTTATAAAAAAGCGTCAACACAGAGTATAAAATGTCAGATATAATAAAACAAGATGGATTTCCTTACGCTTTTACACCTTCAGCGTGTGAAACTTGTGAAGGAAGATGTTGTACGGGTGAGAGTGGATATATCTACGTCACCAAAAGTGAGATATTTGCGATTGCAGATCTTTTAGAGATGGATGTTAATGATTTTGCGATAAAATATCTCTTTAAAAAAGGGTATAAATACTCTATAAAAGAGAACAAGGTGGGAGACTCCTACGAGTGCGTGTTTTACGACAAAGAAAGCAATGGATGTCAGATCTATAAGGCACGTCCGACGCAGTGTAAAACTTTTCCGTTTTGGGATTATTTTAAAACAAGGGTAGATGAGCTCAAAGAAGAATGCCCAGGGATAGTAGATGTATAGAAATTTTTTGCTTCTGTTTGTTTCAATCTTTTTTATCTCTTGTTCAACAATGCAGGAGACGCAACCTACGCCAAATGAAAAAGCATTTGATGAGGAAGATACCTACATCATGTTTGCTCTTCGTGCGGAACAGGTAAAAAGTTATAAAACAGCAGCTAAACTTTTTGCTCAGTTGTATGACAAGTCACAAAAAAAAGAGTACTTGTATAGATCTGTGCAAAATAGATATTTAGCAAAAGATTACAATACTACTATTGAGATTATCGATCGGTATTTAGCATATGAACCAAACGATAGAAAACTTCAAAGATATAAGATAGGTTCTCTTGCCGAATCGGGAGACATACCTAATGCAATTGCATTGGCACTTTCTCTATCAAAACAAACACAACAACCCGATGACTATATCCTTACAGCAGATGTATATATCAAAAATCATCAATATGAAGAAGCATTGCAATATCTTGAGAGTGCTTATGCTAAAGAGTATAATGAGAAGATATTAGATAAAATTGCAATTATCTTATATGTGAATTTATCGAGAAAAAAAGATGCTATAGCTGAGCTTGAAACACACTCAAGGATGCACGGGTGTTCTGAACTGATTTGTGATAGACTTATTGGGATCTATAGCAATGAAAATGATATTGACGGATTATTAAGTGTATATAAAAGAAAATACTCTTTAGATAAAGAGAGTGCAGTAGCAAAAAAAATTATTCAGATATACGGTTATAAAAGAGATTATGTAAAGTTGATGAACTTTTTGGAAGAGAGTGGTGAAGATGATGAACTTCTACTACAGCTTTACCTTTCAGCAAAAGATTTTAAAAAAGCATATCTTATAGCTTCTAAACTTTATGAGAAAGAGAACTCTTTAGAGTATCTGGGACAGAGTGCTATTTATCAATATGAAGCAAATAAAAGTAATCTCAATAAAAAAATTTTAGAGAGTGTAGTATCGAAGTTAGAGAGAGTCGTAGCTGTAAAAAATGACACTCTATATAAAAACTATTTAGGGTATATCCTAATAGACCATGAGCTTGATATTAAAAAAGGTATGAAGTATGTTCGAGAGGTTTTAAAAGTAAAACCGAAATCGGGATACTATTTAGATTCTCTAGCATGGGGATATTATAAACTGGGACAATGTAAAAAAGCGAAGAAGCTGATGCTGAAAGTTCGAACTTTAGAGGGTGGAGATGATCCTGAAGTTGATCTGCACATGAAGAAGATAAATGAATGTTTAAAAAAACAAATTTTAAAGAGGAAAAAATAAAGAATGATTTTAGATGATATTATCAAAAAAACAAAAGAAGACTTAGCTAAAAGGGAAAAAGAGTTCTCTATGGATTGGTTGGGGCGTTCATTGGCATTTAATGCAAGACAACCAAGAGATGTTTTCCCATACCTTACTGCAACTGAAGAGGACCCTTACAGAATTATCTCTGAAGTGAAAAAAGCTTCTCCGTCTAAAGGAGTAATTCGCGAAGATTTCGATCCGTTAGCTATCGCTCAGTCGTATGAAAGAGGTGGGGCAAGTGCTATCTCTGTTTTAACTGAGCCACACTTTTTTCAAGGAAGTTTAGATTATCTAGCAGGTATAAGAAGATATGTAGGAATTCCGCTTCTTAGAAAAGATTTTATCGTTTCAAAGTATCAGATCCTAGAAGCTCTAGTATATGGAGCTGACTTTATCCTTTTAATTGCTGCTGCACTTTCAAAAAAAGAGTTAAAAGATCTTTTAGCATATACTAGACACCTTGGTATGGAAGCGTTAGTTGAGGTTCATGATAAATCTGATCTTGTAAAAGCTATCTATGCGGGAAGTGATATTATCGGAATCAATCATAGAAACCTGCAAACTTTTGAGATGGATATGGAGCTTT
Above is a window of Sulfurimonas marina DNA encoding:
- a CDS encoding YkgJ family cysteine cluster protein, encoding MSDIIKQDGFPYAFTPSACETCEGRCCTGESGYIYVTKSEIFAIADLLEMDVNDFAIKYLFKKGYKYSIKENKVGDSYECVFYDKESNGCQIYKARPTQCKTFPFWDYFKTRVDELKEECPGIVDV
- a CDS encoding tetratricopeptide repeat protein encodes the protein MYRNFLLLFVSIFFISCSTMQETQPTPNEKAFDEEDTYIMFALRAEQVKSYKTAAKLFAQLYDKSQKKEYLYRSVQNRYLAKDYNTTIEIIDRYLAYEPNDRKLQRYKIGSLAESGDIPNAIALALSLSKQTQQPDDYILTADVYIKNHQYEEALQYLESAYAKEYNEKILDKIAIILYVNLSRKKDAIAELETHSRMHGCSELICDRLIGIYSNENDIDGLLSVYKRKYSLDKESAVAKKIIQIYGYKRDYVKLMNFLEESGEDDELLLQLYLSAKDFKKAYLIASKLYEKENSLEYLGQSAIYQYEANKSNLNKKILESVVSKLERVVAVKNDTLYKNYLGYILIDHELDIKKGMKYVREVLKVKPKSGYYLDSLAWGYYKLGQCKKAKKLMLKVRTLEGGDDPEVDLHMKKINECLKKQILKRKK
- the trpC gene encoding indole-3-glycerol phosphate synthase TrpC, with product MILDDIIKKTKEDLAKREKEFSMDWLGRSLAFNARQPRDVFPYLTATEEDPYRIISEVKKASPSKGVIREDFDPLAIAQSYERGGASAISVLTEPHFFQGSLDYLAGIRRYVGIPLLRKDFIVSKYQILEALVYGADFILLIAAALSKKELKDLLAYTRHLGMEALVEVHDKSDLVKAIYAGSDIIGINHRNLQTFEMDMELSYKLIPLIPNGKVIVAESGIYEHGQLEDLSKAGVDAFLVGESLMRQDDEEVALKTLKYGSAGK